From Micromonospora carbonacea:
AGAGCCAGCCGGCGCGGACCGCCTGGGCCGAGCGCTGCGGGTCGAGGGCGAGGCCGGACTTGGGGCGTACCGGCTTGGGTGTGGTGCCGGTGAAGATGATGGCCGGCACGGTCCACTCGCGGGTCTGGTCGCCGGCCGCCTTGCGCAGGGCCGCGTCGAGCCGGGCGGGGTCGACGGTCACCACCGGGTCGACGGCGCGGGAGCCGACGAGGCGGCTCACGGGGTGCGCCTGGGCCTTGGCCGCCGCGTCCACCGTCGCCTCGACGTCGACGGCGAGGCCCACGTCGGCGGGGGCGAACTCCAGGCTCTTCTCGCCGACCGTCACCCGCAGGGGGGTGTGCGGCGTGCCCGCCCGCTCCAGCTCCGCGCGTAGCTCGCGGATCGCGTCGGTGCGGCTGCGGCCGCCCAGCTCGGTGCCGAGCACGGTCGTGCCGCGCGGGACGTCGCCGGCGTAGGCGTAGGCGCCCACCCCGCCGACGGTGGCCAGGACGGCGGTGCCGACGCCGGCGGCGAGCAGGACCCGCAGCCGGCGGCTGCGGCGGGTCGGCCCGGCGCCGGGTGTGGCGGCTGTGGCTGCCGGTGCGACGGGGGCCGGCTCGTCGACCGGCCAGCTCACCGCGGTCACCTTGACGGTCGGCCGGTCGTCGGCGGGCGGTCGTGTTTCGCCGTACAGAGTCACAGCAACCTCGATCGGTACGTACCACGTGGGAGCGTCTCCCACCCGGGAGACACCTACGGTAACCAACGGCGGGGCCGTCCGGCAGTCTGCGTCCCCGGCCGTGTCCGGGCAGCGTGTCGGCGTGCGGCGCACCGGGTGTCCGTCGGGCTGAACCGGGCCGGTCAGGCGGGATTTCCGCACCGGTATCGCCCCGGCGGTGATCGATGGATCACTCTCAGCGGTCTGGCAGGTTCTCGTTACCAAAAAGTTACCGGCGGGTATCACGGCTACGTCGCGTGAGTCTCGCCGCGCCGCCTGTCGCACTCGGCCCGGTTTGTCCGGTGGGGCGTCGAGGTGGGCGTTGACCGAAGGTGACCATAACCGATCTTGGCGACGCGGGCGAGTTACCCGCCGGTAGCAAGGGTCTTGTGACCTGGGTCGCTTCGCGGCAGCATCCAATCCGCACGCTGCGCGCGCCGTCCGGCCAGCGGATCGCAGCAGCCACCGCAGCTTCCCCCACCCCCGAGCCGTGATCCCGCGCTCGGTGACCCCCGTTCGAGGAGGACCTCGTGAAGGATTCGGAAGACCGTCTGGAGCAGGGCGGCACCCGTTGGCGGCGGTTCGCCGCGATGATGGTGCCCGCGACCGCCGTCGCCGGCGCCATCGTCTTCGGCATGGCCAACGGCGCGATCGCGGCGTCGTTCGCCGTCTCCGGCCAGACCTTCAAGGTCGGCGCCTCGAAGCTGGAGGGCACCGGCTTCAAGCAGTACGGCGGGTTCGTCAAGGAGAAGGACGGCACCACGCACCCGGTGGCGGTGTCCGAGATCGCGGACGCCAAGCTCTACGACCTGTGCCAGTCGGTGAAGATCCCCGACCTGCCGATCGTGCTCACCATCAACGCCGGTGGCGGCGGCAACCCGGCCACCGCCAAGGGCCTGCTGATCGACATGGACTCCCTGGGCGGCGACGCCGAGTTCAAGAACATCAAGATCGGCCGGGACGCCACCGACCTCAACGAGGGGGCCACCGCGAAGTCCTTCGGGCAGAGCGCCGACAGCGTGACGATCACCGACCTGGAGCAGGTGGCCCGCTCGACCAGCGCCGCGATCTTCACCCTCAACGGGCTGAAGCTCAAGGTCAACGTGGGTGCCGCCGCCAAGGAGTGCTTCTGAGCTAGCCACCGGGCCCGTGGGGGGTGCCCTCCACGGGCCCCGGCCCCCTCCCGTCACCAGTGAGCACCGCCAGGAGGAGTACGTGACGACCGCCAACCCGCAGCACGCCCAGCCGGGCCGGGTCAGCCAGGCGTGGCGCAGCTTCCGCCGCTGGCGTCGGGCCCGCCCCTTCTGGGGCGGCCTGTTCACCGCGCTGGCCGGGCTGGAGATCTTCTCCACCACCCAGATGAGCCTCAGCGGCCTGAGCTTCCAGATGGGGCCGACCGGTTTCCTGTCCTGGCTGATCCCGGTGATCCTGGTGGCCTGCGGGATGCTGATGTGGTTCAGCCCGCAGCAGCGGATGTTCTACGCGATCGTCGGCGCGGTGACCGCCGTGTTCTCGCTCATCGGCGTCAACCTCGGCGGCTTCTTCGTCGGCCTGCTGCTCGGCATGGTCGGCAGCGCGCTCGGCTTCGCCTGGGTGCCCGCCCGTCGCCCGGCCGCCGCGCCGGCCGGCTCCGGCCCGCCCGCCACCGCGACCGAGGGCCCGGCCGTAACCGCGGTCGAGGGGCCGGCCGCAACCGCAACCGCGACCGAGGGGCCGACCGACGCCGACGCCGACGCCGACCGCGCCGACGAGGCGGCGCTGGTCGACGAGCTGATGCCCCGCGCGCAGCACCCCGACGACGTCACCGGGCCGCTCACCGACACCCTGCCGCCGCCCCGCAACCCGCTGCGCGAGGCGCCGCCCCCGCCGCCGCAGTCGCCGCCCGCCGACCGGGGCGACGACAGCACCCAGGTGCTGCCGGTGGTCGGGGCGGACGGCCTCCCGCTGCGCCACCCGGCCGAGGACGGCCCGGGCCGGCGCGACGCGTCACGGGACCCGAGGCTGCTGGCGATCACCCTGGTGCTGCTCAGCGTCTCGGCCGCCGGGGCGCTGGCGCTGCGCGACCAGGCCCCGGTGCAGGCCGCCCCCGCCGCCCCGTGCCCCACCCCGTCCGCCACCCGGACGGCCGAGCCCGGGCCGTCGGCGTC
This genomic window contains:
- a CDS encoding DUF6230 family protein; amino-acid sequence: MMVPATAVAGAIVFGMANGAIAASFAVSGQTFKVGASKLEGTGFKQYGGFVKEKDGTTHPVAVSEIADAKLYDLCQSVKIPDLPIVLTINAGGGGNPATAKGLLIDMDSLGGDAEFKNIKIGRDATDLNEGATAKSFGQSADSVTITDLEQVARSTSAAIFTLNGLKLKVNVGAAAKECF
- a CDS encoding DUF6114 domain-containing protein; amino-acid sequence: MTTANPQHAQPGRVSQAWRSFRRWRRARPFWGGLFTALAGLEIFSTTQMSLSGLSFQMGPTGFLSWLIPVILVACGMLMWFSPQQRMFYAIVGAVTAVFSLIGVNLGGFFVGLLLGMVGSALGFAWVPARRPAAAPAGSGPPATATEGPAVTAVEGPAATATATEGPTDADADADRADEAALVDELMPRAQHPDDVTGPLTDTLPPPRNPLREAPPPPPQSPPADRGDDSTQVLPVVGADGLPLRHPAEDGPGRRDASRDPRLLAITLVLLSVSAAGALALRDQAPVQAAPAAPCPTPSATRTAEPGPSASRPASRSPSPGASPSAEQTSGGNVLTDIIDGIGDLFTGGDDDAEPAASPEPTGTAPTTGTPTSTARPTASAKPTPDASASPDKPGDGCATPEPTEPAEVEPGEPLPRIAPEPGQPRVAGKPSKLTGSKVTMTGLRFEGIVDLPTGDGTLRALKFSMAKSVTDDFQLLADGPGGRSQRYVTDRLTVQGDVAFYATRFVGRLLGIKITLTPDLPFPDGIPITSPIPITFTDPVIDLAYVQCDVLTGKPALRLDLA